The following are encoded together in the Streptomyces sp. NBC_00358 genome:
- the rpsG gene encoding 30S ribosomal protein S7, giving the protein MPRKGPAPKRPVIIDPVYGSPLVTSLINKVLMNGKRSTAERIVYGAMEGLREKTGNDPIITLKRALENIKPTLEVKSRRVGGATYQVPIEVKPGRANTLALRWLVGYSRARREKTMTERLLNELLDASNGLGAAVKKREDTHKMAESNKAFAHYRW; this is encoded by the coding sequence ATGCCTCGTAAGGGCCCCGCCCCGAAGCGCCCGGTCATCATCGACCCGGTCTACGGTTCCCCTCTGGTGACCTCCCTCATCAACAAGGTGCTGATGAACGGCAAGCGCTCCACCGCCGAGCGCATCGTCTACGGCGCCATGGAGGGTCTGCGTGAGAAGACGGGCAACGACCCGATCATCACGCTGAAGCGCGCGCTGGAGAACATCAAGCCCACGCTCGAAGTCAAGTCCCGCCGTGTCGGTGGTGCGACGTACCAGGTTCCGATCGAGGTCAAGCCCGGTCGCGCCAACACGCTCGCGCTGCGCTGGCTCGTCGGTTACTCCCGCGCCCGTCGCGAGAAGACCATGACCGAGCGTCTGCTCAACGAGCTTCTCGACGCCTCCAACGGCCTTGGTGCCGCTGTGAAGAAGCGTGAGGACACCCACAAGATGGCCGAGTCCAACAAGGCCTTCGCGCACTACCGCTGGTAG
- the rpsL gene encoding 30S ribosomal protein S12 codes for MPTIQQLVRKGRQDKVEKNKTPALEGSPQRRGVCTRVFTTTPKKPNSALRKVARVRLTSGIEVTAYIPGEGHNLQEHSIVLVRGGRVKDLPGVRYKIIRGSLDTQGVKNRKQARSRYGAKKEK; via the coding sequence GTGCCTACGATCCAGCAGCTGGTCCGGAAGGGCCGGCAGGACAAGGTCGAGAAGAACAAGACGCCCGCACTCGAGGGTTCGCCCCAGCGTCGTGGCGTCTGCACGCGTGTGTTCACGACCACCCCGAAGAAGCCGAACTCGGCCCTGCGTAAGGTCGCGCGTGTGCGTCTGACCAGCGGGATCGAGGTCACGGCTTACATTCCGGGTGAGGGACACAACCTGCAGGAGCACTCCATTGTGCTCGTGCGCGGCGGCCGTGTGAAGGACCTGCCGGGTGTTCGCTACAAGATCATCCGAGGATCGCTTGACACCCAGGGTGTCAAGAACCGCAAGCAGGCCCGCAGCCGCTACGGCGCCAAGAAGGAGAAGTAG
- a CDS encoding Crp/Fnr family transcriptional regulator, with protein sequence MAAAPSAGDESLDDRVPFLARLESEDRSALLSLGRELSFTPRMVLLHQSEPSSHVLIVTHGWTKVTASAANGYEALLALRGPGDIVGESAALTGRPRSATVTALEPVRTVAVVRDHFTGFLARSPAVSLALLGLTSDRTRAADRRRLEFASMSVRERFAALLLDLARTNGRRTEEGIELSVPLSKQELAGSVGASREMVQRLLKELRERDAVLTGRRTMVILRMDVLRRIARG encoded by the coding sequence ATGGCGGCTGCACCCTCGGCCGGGGACGAGAGCCTGGACGACCGGGTGCCGTTCCTGGCACGTCTGGAGAGCGAGGACCGCTCGGCGCTGCTGTCGCTGGGGCGCGAGCTGTCCTTCACGCCCCGGATGGTCCTCCTGCACCAGAGCGAGCCCTCCTCGCACGTCCTGATCGTGACGCACGGCTGGACGAAGGTGACGGCGTCCGCCGCCAACGGCTACGAGGCGCTGCTCGCGCTGCGGGGCCCCGGCGACATCGTCGGCGAGTCCGCCGCGCTCACCGGCCGGCCGCGTTCCGCGACGGTGACGGCCCTGGAACCCGTCCGCACGGTCGCGGTGGTACGTGACCACTTCACCGGCTTCCTCGCCCGCTCCCCCGCGGTCTCCCTCGCCCTCCTCGGCCTCACCTCGGACCGCACGCGCGCGGCCGACCGGCGCCGCCTGGAGTTCGCCTCCATGAGCGTCCGCGAGCGCTTCGCGGCCCTCCTCCTCGACCTGGCCCGCACGAACGGCCGCCGTACGGAGGAGGGCATCGAACTCTCCGTCCCGCTGAGCAAGCAGGAGCTGGCGGGCTCGGTGGGGGCGTCGCGGGAGATGGTCCAGCGCCTCCTGAAGGAACTCCGGGAACGGGACGCGGTACTGACGGGCCGGCGGACGATGGTGATCCTGCGGATGGACGTCCTGCGCCGCATCGCCCGCGGCTGA
- a CDS encoding PE-PGRS family protein has protein sequence MAEFRRQPEWQQDANRHTALIDPVLTVRPIARFDYTVRRAVNAIDHALVFVTAKGEYDVYTPPHRPSRADAATRRYTSVYEVDMGSHPVQLVLEMPSDDDAFSFGATADLTWRVADPVAYVASGERDVPTRLTRELHQLARPVSRAFSIEDSPAAERAVQRAVESGGFAAGIGLAVTCAVRLRLDDEAIAHRRRQRSLRYESDMLDPEHEFRLRLARQQHELEILRQQQDHRLITEKINFYQYHLQHGGVAAWALHLSQHPEDTKMVIGSIQKDQLSLIRGQLQVLAGDTLEDFQKAESARSTLRAVDELIQQQTPPAPPGGQGALPAGATPGAPQTPPQPPYPGQSPYPGPSPEPPYSGQTPYGDRPPYDSGRPPYAGDRPPYAGQPPHAEGQPFSAGPPSYAGQPSHTGGHVPYAGQPPHAGAQLPYTGGPDTGPGTAPPPYDGATSYGPAPSASPYATPGPAPAVPPVPGGPDGTRAVVPSAAPSPDAPRGEPA, from the coding sequence ATGGCGGAGTTCCGCCGTCAGCCGGAGTGGCAGCAGGACGCCAACCGGCACACCGCGCTGATCGACCCGGTGCTCACCGTGCGGCCGATCGCGCGCTTCGACTACACCGTCCGCCGCGCGGTCAACGCGATCGACCACGCGCTGGTCTTCGTCACCGCGAAGGGCGAGTACGACGTCTACACCCCGCCGCACCGGCCCAGCCGCGCGGACGCGGCCACCCGCCGCTACACCTCCGTGTACGAGGTGGACATGGGCAGCCACCCCGTCCAGCTCGTCCTGGAGATGCCGAGCGACGACGACGCCTTCTCCTTCGGCGCCACGGCCGATCTGACCTGGCGGGTCGCGGACCCGGTCGCCTACGTGGCGAGCGGCGAGCGGGACGTGCCGACCCGGCTCACCCGTGAACTGCACCAGCTCGCGCGGCCGGTGAGCCGCGCCTTCTCCATCGAGGACAGTCCGGCCGCCGAGCGCGCGGTCCAGCGGGCCGTGGAGAGCGGCGGTTTCGCGGCGGGCATCGGGCTCGCCGTGACCTGTGCCGTACGGCTGCGGCTGGACGACGAGGCGATCGCGCACCGGCGAAGGCAGCGGAGCCTGCGCTACGAGTCCGACATGCTCGACCCCGAGCACGAGTTCCGGCTGCGGCTGGCCCGGCAGCAGCACGAACTGGAGATCCTGCGCCAGCAACAGGACCACCGCCTGATCACCGAGAAGATCAACTTCTACCAGTACCACCTCCAGCACGGAGGCGTCGCCGCCTGGGCCCTGCACCTCTCCCAGCACCCCGAGGACACCAAGATGGTCATCGGGTCCATCCAGAAGGACCAGTTGTCCCTCATCAGGGGCCAGCTCCAGGTCCTCGCCGGGGACACGCTGGAGGACTTCCAGAAGGCGGAGTCGGCCCGATCGACCCTGCGGGCCGTCGACGAGCTGATCCAGCAGCAGACGCCTCCGGCGCCGCCCGGCGGGCAGGGGGCACTGCCCGCCGGGGCGACGCCCGGAGCCCCGCAGACGCCGCCCCAGCCGCCTTATCCGGGCCAGTCTCCGTACCCCGGCCCCTCACCCGAGCCGCCGTACTCCGGACAGACACCGTACGGCGACCGGCCTCCGTACGATTCCGGCCGTCCTCCGTACGCCGGCGACCGGCCCCCGTACGCCGGGCAGCCCCCGCACGCGGAGGGTCAGCCGTTCTCCGCGGGACCTCCGTCGTACGCGGGACAGCCGTCCCACACCGGCGGTCACGTGCCGTACGCCGGGCAGCCCCCTCACGCGGGCGCTCAGCTGCCGTACACCGGCGGCCCGGACACGGGGCCCGGCACCGCTCCGCCGCCGTACGACGGCGCCACCTCGTACGGACCAGCGCCCTCCGCGTCGCCCTACGCCACCCCCGGACCGGCTCCCGCCGTGCCTCCGGTGCCGGGCGGCCCCGACGGCACCCGGGCCGTCGTACCGTCCGCCGCACCCTCACCGGACGCTCCGCGGGGCGAGCCCGCGTGA
- a CDS encoding M48 family metalloprotease, with product MSQPPGPSPEPPYPGAADPPPYPYLGSSAPPPQYPGGPGPGGPGPQYPGSGGPAPHYPGGPGSGGPGPLYPGAEGPAPQYPGAAGQPPQYPGGPGPQYPGTAGHPPQYPGAGSPGPRYPDPGASPSGHQQAAHQQTAAPPQYPGADPRYPGQPQPQPQPQPAAFVPRPAVAPDDLDYRHQGSRVHLASHQRGADATAIGQLATQVPGALVSLAVVSALALGLLGTVMGWLAVVAWLASGALVFHRPTELRFARYVLKLRTPLAEERNRLEPIWREVTARAGIEADTYELMVENSDDLNAVAVAGHVVGVTTYSLNRIPSSNLAAVLAHELGHHTGGHAWAGLLGYWYSLPGRLAWAFTRGMARVALAVAGVFSAAATGLLVLFMGMFVITGFLVAWYITIPLVIAPYLLAYAGRLGELRADQQAAALGFAPEMAQVLQHFQAEEDAAKAAAVSRGKKLQEPGGLAKLLSTHPDNYTRLRALEPYLRLPR from the coding sequence ATGTCCCAGCCCCCAGGCCCGTCCCCCGAGCCCCCGTACCCGGGAGCCGCCGATCCGCCCCCCTACCCGTACCTGGGGTCCTCCGCTCCCCCACCGCAGTACCCCGGAGGGCCGGGGCCGGGCGGGCCGGGACCCCAGTACCCGGGATCGGGAGGCCCCGCGCCGCACTACCCCGGAGGGCCGGGGTCCGGCGGACCAGGACCGCTGTATCCGGGAGCGGAAGGTCCCGCGCCCCAGTACCCGGGGGCGGCCGGACAGCCCCCTCAGTACCCCGGCGGGCCGGGGCCGCAGTACCCGGGGACGGCGGGACACCCGCCCCAGTACCCGGGTGCCGGAAGTCCGGGTCCCCGGTACCCGGACCCCGGTGCGTCGCCCTCGGGGCATCAGCAGGCGGCCCACCAGCAGACGGCGGCTCCCCCGCAGTACCCGGGGGCCGACCCGCGGTACCCGGGTCAGCCGCAGCCCCAGCCCCAGCCCCAACCGGCGGCGTTCGTCCCGCGGCCCGCCGTCGCGCCCGACGACCTCGACTACCGCCACCAGGGCTCCCGCGTTCATCTGGCGAGCCATCAGCGGGGTGCCGACGCCACCGCCATCGGGCAGCTCGCGACGCAGGTCCCGGGGGCCCTCGTGAGCCTCGCCGTGGTGTCGGCCCTCGCGCTGGGGCTGCTCGGCACGGTCATGGGCTGGCTCGCCGTGGTCGCCTGGCTGGCCTCCGGCGCGCTCGTCTTCCACCGGCCCACCGAGCTGCGCTTCGCCCGGTACGTGCTCAAGCTGCGGACGCCGCTGGCCGAGGAGCGGAACCGGCTGGAGCCGATCTGGCGCGAGGTCACCGCCCGGGCGGGGATCGAGGCGGACACCTACGAGCTGATGGTGGAGAACAGCGACGACCTGAACGCGGTCGCCGTCGCCGGCCATGTCGTCGGCGTCACCACCTACTCCCTCAACCGGATTCCCAGCAGCAACCTCGCCGCCGTACTCGCCCATGAGCTCGGCCACCACACCGGGGGTCACGCCTGGGCCGGTCTCCTCGGCTACTGGTACTCGCTGCCCGGCCGGCTCGCCTGGGCGTTCACCCGCGGGATGGCCAGGGTCGCGCTCGCCGTCGCCGGGGTCTTCTCGGCGGCCGCGACCGGGCTGCTGGTCCTCTTCATGGGCATGTTCGTGATCACCGGGTTCCTCGTCGCCTGGTACATCACCATCCCGCTGGTCATCGCGCCGTACCTCCTCGCCTACGCGGGGCGCCTCGGCGAACTGCGGGCCGATCAGCAGGCCGCGGCCCTCGGCTTCGCGCCCGAGATGGCCCAGGTCCTGCAGCACTTCCAGGCCGAGGAGGACGCCGCGAAGGCCGCTGCCGTCAGCCGGGGCAAGAAGCTCCAGGAGCCCGGCGGCCTCGCCAAGCTGCTCTCCACCCACCCCGACAACTACACGCGACTGCGCGCCCTGGAGCCGTACCTCCGGCTCCCGCGCTAG
- a CDS encoding DNA-directed RNA polymerase subunit beta': MLDVNFFDELRIGLATADDIRQWSHGEVKKPETINYRTLKPEKDGLFCEKIFGPTRDWECYCGKYKRVRFKGIICERCGVEVTRAKVRRERMGHIELAAPVTHIWYFKGVPSRLGYLLDLAPKDLEKVIYFAAYMITYVDEERRTRDLPSLEAHVSVERQQVENRRDADLEARAKKLETDLAELEAEGAKADVRRKVREGAEREMKQLRDRAQREIDRLDEVWTRFKNLKVQDLEGDELLYRELRDRFGTYFDGSMGAAALQKRLESFDLDEEAERLREIIRTGKGQKKTRALKRLKVVSAFLQTSNSPKGMVLDCVPVIPPDLRPMVQLDGGRFATSDLNDLYRRVINRNNRLKRLLDLGAPEIIVNNEKRMLQEAVDALFDNGRRGRPVTGPGNRPLKSLSDMLKGKQGRFRQNLLGKRVDYSARSVIVVGPQLKLHQCGLPKAMALELFKPFVMKRLVDLNHAQNIKSAKRMVERGRTVVYDVLEEVIAEHPVLLNRAPTLHRLGIQAFEPQLVEGKAIQIHPLVCTAFNADFDGDQMAVHLPLSAEAQAEARILMLSSNNILKPADGRPVTMPTQDMVLGLFFLTTDGDLRNVKGEDRSFASVAEAIMAFDAKELSLQSRVDIRFPVGTIPPRGWTPPAQEEGDPEWQQGDTFRLRTTLGRALFNELLPEDYPFVDYEVGKKQLSEIVNDLAERYPKVIVAATLDNLKAAGFFWATRSGVTVAISDIVVPDAKRAIVKGYEDLDEKVQKQYERGLITKEERTQELIAIWTKATNEVAEAMNANFPKTNPVSMMVNSGARGNMMQMRQIAGMRGLVSNAKNETIPRPIKASFREGLSVLEYFISTHGARKGLADTALRTADSGYLTRRLVDVSQDVIIREEDCGTDRGLRLAIAQRGEDGVLRKTENVETSVYARALAEDITVDGKVLAPANTDLGDVLIDELVKHGIEEVKTRSVLTCESAVGTCAMCYGRSLATGKLVDIGEAVGIIAAQSIGEPGTQLTMRTFHTGGVAGDDITQGLPRVVELFEARTPKGVAPISEASGRVRIEETEKTKKLVVTPDDGSEETAFPISKRARVLVSEGEHVEVGQKLTVGATNPHDVLRILGQRAVQVHLVGEVQKVYNSQGVSIHDKHIEIIIRQMLRRVTIIESGDAELLPGELVERSKFETENRRVVQEGGHPASGRPQLMGITKASLATESWLSAASFQETTRVLTDAAINAKSDSLIGLKENVIIGKLIPAGTGLSRYRNIRVEPTEEAKAAMYSAVGYDDIDYSPFGTGSGQAVPLEDYDYGPYNQ; encoded by the coding sequence GTGCTCGACGTCAACTTCTTCGATGAGCTCCGGATCGGTCTGGCCACCGCTGACGACATCCGTCAGTGGAGCCACGGCGAGGTCAAGAAGCCCGAGACCATCAACTACCGCACGCTCAAGCCCGAAAAGGACGGACTCTTCTGCGAGAAGATCTTCGGTCCGACCCGGGACTGGGAGTGCTACTGCGGTAAGTACAAGCGTGTCCGCTTCAAGGGCATCATCTGTGAGCGCTGCGGCGTCGAGGTCACTCGCGCCAAGGTGCGTCGTGAGCGGATGGGCCACATCGAGCTGGCCGCTCCCGTCACCCACATCTGGTACTTCAAGGGCGTTCCGTCGCGGCTGGGCTACCTGCTCGACCTCGCCCCGAAGGACCTTGAGAAGGTCATCTACTTCGCCGCGTACATGATCACGTACGTCGACGAGGAGCGCCGCACCCGCGACCTGCCCTCGCTGGAGGCCCACGTCTCCGTCGAGCGCCAGCAGGTCGAGAACCGCCGCGACGCCGACCTCGAAGCCCGCGCCAAGAAGCTCGAGACCGACCTGGCCGAGCTGGAGGCCGAGGGCGCCAAGGCCGACGTGCGCCGCAAGGTGCGCGAGGGTGCCGAGCGTGAGATGAAGCAGCTGCGCGACCGTGCGCAGCGCGAGATCGACCGTCTCGACGAGGTGTGGACCCGCTTCAAGAACCTCAAGGTCCAGGACCTGGAGGGCGACGAGCTCCTCTACCGCGAGCTGCGTGACCGCTTCGGCACGTACTTCGACGGTTCGATGGGTGCCGCGGCGCTGCAGAAGCGCCTGGAGTCCTTCGACCTGGACGAGGAGGCCGAGCGCCTCCGCGAGATCATCCGGACCGGCAAGGGCCAGAAGAAGACCCGTGCGCTCAAGCGCCTCAAGGTCGTCTCCGCGTTCCTGCAGACCAGCAACAGCCCCAAGGGCATGGTGCTCGACTGCGTCCCGGTCATCCCGCCGGACCTTCGCCCGATGGTGCAGCTCGACGGTGGCCGCTTCGCGACCTCCGACCTGAACGACCTGTACCGCCGTGTGATCAACCGCAACAACCGCCTGAAGCGCCTTCTCGACCTCGGTGCCCCCGAGATCATCGTGAACAACGAGAAGCGCATGCTCCAGGAGGCCGTCGACGCGCTCTTCGACAACGGCCGTCGTGGCCGCCCGGTGACGGGCCCCGGCAACCGTCCGCTGAAGTCGCTGTCCGACATGCTCAAGGGCAAGCAGGGTCGATTCCGTCAGAACCTGCTCGGCAAGCGTGTGGACTACTCCGCGCGTTCCGTGATCGTCGTCGGTCCGCAGCTGAAGCTGCACCAGTGTGGTCTGCCCAAGGCCATGGCGCTGGAGCTCTTCAAGCCGTTCGTGATGAAGCGCCTGGTCGACCTGAACCACGCGCAGAACATCAAGAGCGCCAAGCGGATGGTCGAGCGCGGCCGCACGGTCGTGTACGACGTCCTCGAAGAGGTCATCGCCGAGCACCCGGTTCTGCTGAACCGTGCGCCCACGCTGCACCGCCTCGGCATCCAGGCCTTCGAGCCCCAGCTGGTCGAGGGCAAGGCCATCCAGATCCACCCGCTCGTCTGCACCGCGTTCAACGCGGACTTCGACGGTGACCAGATGGCCGTGCACCTTCCGCTCTCCGCGGAGGCGCAGGCCGAGGCCCGCATCCTGATGCTGTCCTCGAACAACATCCTCAAGCCGGCCGACGGCCGCCCGGTCACGATGCCGACCCAGGACATGGTCCTCGGTCTGTTCTTCCTGACCACCGACGGCGACCTGCGGAACGTGAAGGGCGAGGACCGCTCCTTCGCCTCCGTGGCCGAGGCGATCATGGCGTTCGACGCCAAGGAGCTCTCGCTCCAGTCGCGCGTGGACATCCGCTTCCCGGTGGGCACCATCCCGCCGCGCGGCTGGACCCCGCCGGCGCAGGAGGAGGGCGACCCGGAGTGGCAGCAGGGTGACACCTTCCGCCTGCGGACGACTCTGGGCCGCGCGCTCTTCAACGAGCTGCTGCCCGAGGACTACCCGTTCGTCGACTACGAGGTCGGCAAGAAGCAGCTCTCCGAGATCGTCAACGACCTCGCCGAGCGCTACCCCAAGGTCATCGTGGCGGCGACGCTCGACAACCTGAAGGCGGCCGGCTTCTTCTGGGCGACCCGCTCCGGCGTCACCGTGGCCATCTCCGACATCGTCGTTCCGGATGCGAAGCGCGCGATCGTCAAGGGCTACGAGGACCTGGACGAGAAGGTCCAGAAGCAGTACGAGCGCGGTCTGATCACCAAGGAAGAGCGCACGCAGGAGCTCATCGCGATCTGGACCAAGGCGACCAACGAGGTTGCCGAGGCGATGAACGCGAACTTCCCGAAGACCAACCCGGTCTCGATGATGGTGAACTCGGGCGCCCGAGGCAACATGATGCAGATGCGTCAGATCGCCGGTATGCGTGGTCTGGTGTCCAACGCCAAGAACGAGACGATCCCGCGTCCCATCAAGGCGTCCTTCCGTGAAGGTCTGTCCGTGCTGGAGTACTTCATCTCCACCCACGGTGCCCGTAAGGGTCTGGCCGACACCGCCCTGCGTACCGCCGACTCGGGTTACCTCACCCGTCGTCTGGTCGACGTCTCGCAGGACGTCATCATCCGCGAGGAGGACTGCGGCACCGACCGTGGTCTGCGTCTGGCCATCGCCCAGCGCGGCGAGGACGGCGTGCTGCGCAAGACGGAGAACGTCGAGACCAGCGTGTACGCACGTGCGCTGGCCGAGGACATCACCGTCGACGGCAAGGTGCTGGCCCCGGCCAACACCGACCTCGGCGACGTCCTCATCGACGAGCTCGTCAAGCACGGCATCGAGGAGGTCAAGACCCGTTCGGTCCTGACCTGTGAGTCCGCCGTCGGCACCTGCGCCATGTGCTACGGCCGCTCGCTGGCCACCGGCAAGCTGGTCGACATCGGTGAGGCGGTCGGCATCATCGCCGCCCAGTCCATCGGTGAGCCCGGTACCCAGCTGACGATGCGTACCTTCCACACCGGTGGTGTGGCCGGTGACGACATCACCCAGGGTCTGCCCCGTGTCGTCGAGCTCTTCGAGGCTCGTACGCCGAAGGGTGTCGCCCCGATCTCCGAGGCCTCCGGCCGCGTGCGGATCGAGGAGACCGAGAAGACCAAGAAGCTCGTGGTCACCCCGGACGACGGCAGCGAGGAGACGGCGTTCCCGATCTCCAAGCGTGCCCGGGTCCTGGTGTCCGAGGGCGAGCACGTCGAGGTGGGCCAGAAGCTCACCGTGGGTGCCACCAACCCGCACGACGTGCTGCGCATCCTGGGTCAGCGTGCCGTCCAGGTCCACCTGGTCGGCGAGGTCCAGAAGGTCTACAACTCGCAGGGTGTGTCGATCCACGACAAGCACATCGAGATCATCATCCGGCAGATGCTGCGCCGTGTGACGATCATCGAGTCGGGCGACGCGGAGCTGCTGCCCGGCGAGCTGGTCGAGCGTTCGAAGTTCGAGACCGAGAACCGTCGTGTGGTCCAGGAAGGCGGCCACCCGGCCTCCGGCCGTCCGCAGCTGATGGGTATCACCAAGGCCTCGCTGGCGACCGAGTCGTGGCTGTCGGCGGCGTCCTTCCAGGAGACGACCAGGGTTCTGACGGACGCGGCGATCAACGCCAAGTCCGACTCCCTGATCGGCCTCAAGGAGAACGTCATCATCGGTAAGCTCATCCCGGCCGGTACGGGTCTGTCCCGCTACCGCAACATCCGGGTCGAGCCGACCGAGGAAGCCAAGGCCGCGATGTACTCGGCCGTCGGCTACGACGACATCGACTACTCGCCGTTCGGCACCGGCTCCGGCCAGGCCGTCCCGCTGGAGGACTACGACTACGGTCCGTACAACCAGTAG